Within Labrus bergylta chromosome 18, fLabBer1.1, whole genome shotgun sequence, the genomic segment ATTTGTAAAGttgtataattttatttttgggacTCATTACAAATGATAGAATGGATTAAGGTGCACTGATTTATAGGAAACAACATCATTAGCTTTGATCCAAAGAgcacacaatacaaacaaaaaaaattcgAAAACTTGatcctgttttatttatacttctATACAAATATGAATCCTATTGATTAAATGAGTTACAAACAACTTTAGACTGTTAGAGGATGAGTCGAATACCTACAGCAATGTCAATTAATGATCGTTTTTggctgtaaaaagaaaagcccTTTTTAAACTCTGATATGAATGAGAGAATCAGACTGGATTGAGAGCTACCTCTGCCCCTGCTCAGGTGCTGCATGAGTACTGGATGGTGCTGAGGAATCATGTGTCGGCCATCGATGAGCTCGGTATGGCCACAGAGAGACTACGAGTGCGACTGCCAGACGAGCCGAAGCCCAAACTGCTGCACATCATTGAGCCACATGAGGTAAATTAAAGATCATTAAACTGCTATTGTGGGGGCGCTGTGGGCTAGCGGTTAGGTTGCACCCCATgaacggaggctatagtccttcaagCAGGTGGctcgggttcaagtccgacctgtggctcctttcccgcatgtcattccccactctctctcctgattttctactctatccactgtcctgtcgaAATAAAGCCAAATAATAACTCTAAATTTGTTTTGTATGTTGGACTTTGATTATTAAAGGAGACTAGGTAAGCCCagtatcacaaaaaaaaaaacctcaaggGGGTTTAAAATCTAAACCCCCTTGAGTTTAAATCACAAAGAACCGTCATTTGTGCCATGAATAAGCTGACTCAAACCTTTatgttctttaaaatgtttcaggtTGTGCCGATTTTGCTCCTAATTATCTCAAAGAGTTTCCAAGGCTGTAACAATCTGCTTTAACTATTTTAATTGCAttcctgacctctgaccctggCTTGTTTTGCTTGCAGGTGGAGCAGAACAGAGTGAAGCTCCTGAACGACCACGCGGTGGCCAAGTCTCAACTCCAAAAGAAGCTGGGCCAGTATCTGTACCTCACAAATCTGGAGAAGGTAATCTTCATTTGATAGGAACGACAAAgcacttacatttttttcattgtattaaaATGCTGGGTTTGATATCACTCCAAACTTCCTTTATTCCAGTCTCAGGACAAATCCACTGGAGGTCTGAACCCAGAACCATGTCCCATCTGTGCCCGGCCACTTGGACAGGAGGTGAGCATGCTTCAGTGGccttgttgacattttaaattgGTCTCAgggagtctttttttatttacaggccACGGAAAATATacgaaataaaaatgtaagaaatgtcatatctcattctctgtttttttttcgcAGTGGGCAGTGTTGACCTGCGGCCACTGCTTCTGTAACGAGTGCATCGCTATCATTGTGGAGCAGTACAGTGTCGGGTCGAGACGGCGGGCCATCAAATGTGCCATCTGTAGGCAGACCACCTCACATGCAGAGATCTCTTACGTGTTCACCACACAGTCGTCCAGTCAGGACCAGGAAATACCGGTCAAGGTCAGTCACACCATCCTCAGATGATAAGGGTCCACATCTGTAATAATGAATTCATGTTAGAAATGATTGaattttataatattttaatGATTCTGTTGCTTTACATTGTGCTTCAAAGGTGATATTCTATCTGACATCTGAATGGTTTGAATATTATGATGGCAATTTATgtaatttatgactttaaaaggAGGTATAAGAGCATCATGGTTTGTTTCATGCCCCGTGAAGTTAACACAACATTATTCCAGTGCTTCTCTATTGATTCACACTAAGGCCTATGTTTCCTCTTCCCATGTTTCGCCAGGGAAGTCATTCTACCAAAGTGGAAGCGGTGGTGAGAACTCTGAAGAAGATTCAAGTGACTGACCCCGGGGCAAAGTGTCTCGTCTTCTCCACGGTAACTGTAAACTCTGCCTGCTCTGTGAGATTTATTCTGCTGAGATGGGAAGTTTGGTTCTGACCCGCTTTGCTTCGTTTTCTCTCCTCCGCAGTGGCTGAGTGTCCTCGACATCATCGCTAAGGCTTTGTTCGACAACAACATGGAGTTCTCTCAAATCAACGGGATTCACAAATTCCAGGTTTGACATTTCACTTAAAACTTCTTGCCAGTGTCGTCATCATGTAATGACACAGTTGTTGTTTATGTATCTTTACTCTGCAACACATTTGCACTTTGCAGTTGAACCTGTTAAGGAATAGTCCCTCCTGCAAAGACATTTGCTCACACTAACTTTCTACGTTTACTCGGGTGATGTCTTAACCAATGCATTGATGCAAATGTTGCAGGAGAATCTGAGCTCCTTTAAATACGAAGAGACGAtcaacatcctcctcctccccctccacacCGGCTCCAACGGTCTGAACATCATCGAAGCCACTCACGTGCTGTTAGTCGAGCCGATCCTCAACCCTGCTCACGAGCTCCAGGCCATAGGCAGAGTGCACCGGATCGGCCAAACAAAGTAGGTTGAAGAGAGTCAAACCTGTCAGTGGGTAACAGTATTTAAACCCACAGTTCAGACGGATGATACTAATGGGATCATGTTGTAACCTACATGTAGTAAAAGTTATAAATATTACCATTTAAATATGTTGCTAGCTTCAATGAAAAACTGTTATAGCTACAGAGTCTTTTTCTAACTGCTGTCATATGTATGTTAAAGTTTCATCTTGACAGTATTTACACTAACAGTGGATCCATTTAATAGTGTTCTGTCTCAAGTACTTTTTACATCGTTTAGAATTTCTGTTCTCTCTTTCCACCAGGCCAACATTTGTCCACAGATTCCTCATTAAATCCACAATTGAAGAGAGAATGCAGGCAATGTTAAAGACAGCAGAGAAAAGGTAAGAGAACACCGAGTGGAGTAAATTGCACATTTTGCACTTCAAAGCTACCATGTGGCGTTTTAGAAAAATGCTGTCCTGAATGACACCAGCGGCTGTTAAGTGACCGGCAGTCACCATCTTGTTCCTCCTGTTAGTAGAGAACGCCTCAAGGGCATCTTCAAAACCGCTGAAGTGACAAACAGAGCTGAATGTAATCAGGCAACGTCACACTTGTCATCACGGTTACATCGTCTGTTGTTTGCTTGAATCAGCACATTTTGATAATACAAAAAGATCATATTTGGATCATGTTAACTGGTAAAGCTAGCCTACTTTCATATCTACGTACCATAAATAGTATATGGACGGTATCAGTGTTAGCTAGCTCTCAAGCTAGGATTAGCCAGGTAGCTGTAATTTATAAGCTGCACAAGCTATCAAATTTTAACAGCAACATAAGCTCCTGGAGTATCGATAAAAGCTCATATTTTCCTctacagacatgtttttttgagTAAGAAGCCAATGgttgtttacaaaaaatatatatttattgcaGTAAATGACGTGTACTGCCGCCCTCCTGCCGAGTTCACCCTTGTCAAAGAGATCTCGATCTCAATGGGTTAACTACCTGgctaaataaaggttaaaaagtattttgtaaTCTTTATTTCGAATGCTCAAATTGAGAAGATGATTGAGTTGAGATTTGTAGTGCAGCCCTACGTACCCCAGCATATCATGATCATCAGATGGAGCAAGGAGGGAAGTCTCAATAATAAAGCGACGATCACAAATAAATGTTCTCTCATAGAAGCTTTGAACCCAAAGCTCCGCCCACTGAAAGAACtgctaatctttttttttattctagtCACACCAGCACAGCCATGAAGCACTCTGAGGCCGCCGTGCTGACGGTAGCCGACCTGGCTGATCTGTTTACTGAGGACACAGAACATCTGGAGTGAATCTGAACACCTGGATACACATCTGGATTCCTGCTGCAGATACAACAGGCAGAGACAGCTCACTCTTTACTCTGATTTTGCACTTTGAACTTTTTATAAACATTCTGAAAGTAATCTTTCCAAAAAGACATTTTAGCAGTTTGACGGACTAcatcatgtattttaatgtattttaattgtAATTAATTTTAAATGCTTGATCTCTTTGATGTTTTCGTGTATTTACCTCACTTGTAATAATTGTAACTGATTCAATAACTACTCCTGCTCTTCACATACAAGTTTTGATCAAATGGGACAACTGTCGTTATTGTTACCTGTCTTAATACAATAATATGTGTATTCATTACTCTACAACTTCAATGTAAGTCAATGTGGATGAATATGGAGGAAATACAGACGCTGACATTAAATCAGTAGTCAAGGTGCTCTCAACATTTTTCAGGAAATAAAAGTCAATTGCCAATTGCAGGGCGTCGAAGCTGTTGTGACCAGCTCTTTTTGTCTGGTGCTTTTATTGTGGTTTATTTCTAAGTAGTAAACATGGAGGCAGGAAGGAAGCCATAGACCGTTTAACAGGAGGAGAAGTTTGAGATTTTCTTCTGCCAGACAATCTTCCTTAAGCTGTTTGTCTGTCAAGACAATGCCAGACAATTTAGCTCAACACTTGTGCCCGTCTTATTTGCGAGACGAAAAAGCACCAGATTCAGTGTCTTGGAAACTGGTCTTTAAACTCATAAAGGTCAAAATTGTGAAGAAGTGTTCTGCCTCGTGGAGCAGATCACCTGATCTTCTTAACTTTACCACTTACAAATCACCTGTCCCTGTTGAATTGATATATGACATATAACATATTTCTTGCGTCAAAGCTTTTTGAAGTGTGAACAAAATGATGACTCCTTTCTTGTGTTTGgatgtttcagtattttatggTCTGTTccaccacacacatacactcacaagTCTTTGGCATGGTGACTGAATTGCCCTTGACTCGTAATGACTTTCCTTTTTTGCCTGACTGACTGGGATTCCCGCACcagtaaagattttaaaatgtcctgACAAAGGACGTAGACAACAAAGAGCACCAGCCCTGTGCTGTTGTTCCTCTCTACGTAGTTACCGGCCTTCTTGTTGCTCCCCTTGGTAAGAAACAGTTGTAAGATGTTTACTAAAAGGACATGGCCGCAGTAGGCGGTAACATACGTGTTACCTTGGACTCCCCTTAGTTCCCCCTATTCATGTGCGGAATCTCATTGTTGGTGGGGACATCATTCAAGCTGGTGTTTTAAGGCCAGAGGGAGGCTCCCAGTTCATTAGAGCTGTGTTTCGAGGGTCGGAGTAAGAGAGGGGTGCTACGTCTTGTGGTGACAGCAGTGAGCCGTGGTGTAGAGAACCCAGAAGATTCACAGAGTTTTGGGAAAAAGGCCCAAAAGACAGCGGAGAGAAACCAGAGGGAAAGTCCTTGAAGATGTCACCTGCCAGTTTGGTTTTTGCCTGGTTACTGTTCACCACGAGGATGGTCACCTCCACAGTGTATCTGGAGCCtgaggaggagggtgagcatgcatcacacatcacacatttgGGAATGAAGTGCTGAAGGTCAAACGAGCTCAAGAAGACATTAGAAactatttttttcatactgattgTTATTCATTTGACAGGTTTCCCTGACTCATAGGGCTTGGAAATGTGAAAGCGGATAGGTtaattcaagttaaaaaaaaaaaaaagcacaacaattTGGTGATAAGCTTCatccagtgttaaaaaaagagttcagaTTTACTTGACTCATGTAGagattgaaataaaacacaggaaaaTCCACAAATTCAAAGTCGCACTATATTTAAAGGTCAGATATATCAAGTGTAAAAGAACTAGTTGAATAGCAAAGTTGCCCCTGAAAGACTTGTGTAATTTAAATCACATTATTTAATCataattaatattataataatatagtTTTGTAAGGAGTAATTAAGCAGGTTAATTTaaagataatattttttttatataatggtagtttaaagattttaaaaaatctaatatTTACAATGAATTGTATTTGTATGTGAAATCTTCTTTCTTTAACTGTTGGACAAATGTAGTACAGTGTAAAGTCCAATATTTTTCCTTTAAGTGCAGTAGTGGTAtaacaaaaaccttttttataatttatttattaatataattattttattaaaggtgcacttGGGGTTAGGGGTTAGAAATGTGTAAGTTGGAGCAatgtacagattatgtggtatatgttaataactctatacacaaactgccCTTAGAGTAAAATTTGGTctctgtaacactgtttgaagataaaatgttaCGCGAGAAGTTATTGtggtgggcccgcaacagtgaaaccgtaacgcTCCTGTTAGCTTTTTAGCTGAAAACAGTGTTCCATGAACAATTTTtatctttgagtaaagtttgtgtattcagttcagaaaatataacatagAATTGTTTAATTTCTCCAACTTTTAAATTTCACAACCAAAtctccacagtgcacctttaatgtttaaGAATCAAAAAACATATTAACTGTTGGCATATGTGTTCATGGCTGTGctttatatttaaacataatGAACTGTATTCAACATTTCATTCAGTCTTTATGcacaaatttaaagaaaatctaTAATTGAAGTCTATGAAAAAGAAAGCTGAGTACCAGAAGTTACCAAAAAAACACCCTTCAACCTTTCTTCATATAAACTTACAGAAACGTTTTCTCTGTGTAAGATTTGAtcttgtctttctcttctttctgctaGAGCTCAATGAAACTGTCATTTGTACTAATGACCATATGGAAGTTGTCATTCCCAGTGCTTTTTTCCTCAACAAAGAGCCTCCAGTTTATGTAagtgagcaacaacaacacaacccaTGATGAGTACTTGCCCTTTAAAATTGACACTTTTCTGCATTGGTTTTCCAAATCAACGAGTGTGTgattttccccttttcttttttttttttaatgtttaggTTTGGgatttgcatttaaatgatCCAGAGTGCCGTGGTGCTGAGGTCGGAGACGACTATGTTTTCAGCATAAAGACAAATCTCTCCGACTGTGGAACAATAGTGGTAAAAAcctcaactttttgctcaacaTTTTGCATCGAGTTTGTTATTAACTTTTGAGTCAAAGAGTTCAACTAATCAAATGTTGCACGTGAACTGAGACATTTAGAGCAACTCTTtacaaaggaagaaaacaaactaCACTTGATGTGTCCCCCATAAACACAAGATCCCCGTCATAATAAATTACTTATTTTACGATGTCTGCGGTTGTTGTGGGAACTGGCCCCCAATCAGGAACCCTCAGCTGAAAAAGAAGCTTCTTAAGTCAGTGAATTGCATTTAACATAACagtaaaaataacttttaaaaacgccctttggacacttttttttttttgctgtgatgTAAATGTTGATTGTGAGGCTCTGTGTGCAGATGGATGCCATTGAATTAGCTCATAGCATGTATAATAAGATGGACAGAGAATGGCGCAAACTCTGACGCCAGGCATAAAGGAGTGAAGAGTAAAGAAAGGAGAGGGGGGTTGCGTGTACGTCAAGAAAGAAGGCGGGCGTTGTTCCTTTTCCCTTTAACAACGCAGGACCTTATTCAAAGCAGCAAAAGGACCCTGAATAGCATTGTAGTTGTGAATTATCAGGATTTACATGGAAATGATAATTATTTGTTGAGGTTCACTGAATAGGAAGGCCAGAAATCATTTGCCAATTAGTCCCCTGATTATTGAAATCCAGCCACTCTCATGGGTTCAAACTTTGGCAAGGTTTAAACACTTACTTCAGCACACAAGTGTCATTTAATTGTTTCTTGGAATCGtgaatgtttttcttgtaaAGAACATTAAAAGGTTAACACAGCTTTGAGCAGAGAGGAAATCGCCCGGTGCTCCACCTCAGCGGTTTTACAAGATTTTGCACAGCAGCTGAGGAAAGTAGGTCTTCCCTGGATAAGGCGGCTGTTGCTACAGGAAAAGAATGCAATAGCTTTCAATCTTTGCTTTCACCTTGAACTTAAACCTGCCGTCGAAGAAGAAGTGGCTGAATAGTTGGGTTGAAAGGTCAACGTTTCTCATTGAAACAAGACAGCGCCCTCCTCCGTCACATTTCAGTATTTATTCTACTAAATTTGTGAGGGGGGTGTCGGGAGTGTTTACCAAGGGGTAGTAAAAGATGTCTCAAGTGTTGTAGTTGAAAGTAAATCATCCTGCTTGGTGACCCCAGAGGCCTGCCTCCATCTGGACTCAACAGGAGCCCAGATAAACCCTGAATGCAACCTTTTCACTCATCCCCATTTTATGGTTTCACCTACGTAAGCTACCAGACAGCTAAATATGGAACAGTATCACCCACAAAGGATGATAACAGTAAAAGTTAGAGCTTTGTTACGCAAAGACATCCCACCAAATCTTGTAACTTTTTTATGGGATTTTTTTGAAGTGGAAACCTGCAGTAATGTCCATCTTACAAATTCATTTTTGCCCTTAATCCAAATCCCCACCTTTATTCAATATGTCTaggaaacacttaaaaacactaTTTATGTATCTTGGACTTTTGCCAAACAGAAGAAGTAAATGAAGAATCAACTCACCATTTCACTAACCTTTAGAGTAAGGATGTCAAACTTTAGATTGTTGCATGTTTGTGAATGTGAGAATGTGAGAATGTGCTactcttctttgttttaaacagaaTATGTTGGGGGGTTTTATACTGTTGATTGGACAATGAGGAAGGCTGTCTTGGGCTTTGATGAACTGTGGTTTCTGATGCTTTGTGGATTAAAAAGCAGGGGAGTTAATTGATTATAAAAATACCTGAAAGTAGTTATGAGGATATGCTGCTTTATGCTAATGCAAATCAAATCTGGTTTGAAGACCTTATTCCAAGCAGAATAAGTGAGAGGTTGGGGATTTTGTAATTGAACAACATTTTCAGATCGATCCTGGTGTGCGCTGGATTACTCTGATCTTGAAAAGATTTTCAGATACTTCAGAGATCCACAGAAAGAAGCAGAATAATATTTGCTACAATTCTGGATTACGGATATACTTAATTATTTGCTCATGAGCTGCTTACTCGTATTAGTTCACTTCACAATAAGCAATGTAATAGGAACTGTTGGAGAAAATTGCTGTGTATTATTTATATACAGATTTTAAGGATAGCCAAAAGGGAGATAACTGTAGTTCAGGGTGACTGGGTCATGAGGAATGTTGAGCTGTCTGAGGTTTTACCGACCTAATTAAATGAAACCTGTAAGGAGAGACGCATTGGCCCAAATCCTGGCTTGATTTCTGCAGTATAGCTCTCCCACTGATGCTCTGCACTTTATacttcattcatttaaatgtgtcttaCTTGAACCTTTCCATTTACTTTTATGTTTGTTCATCTTGTTCTCAACTTAGGCCTCAGATGACTCTCACATCATGTTCATAAACATGATACACAACAACGATTCTGAAGTTATAACGAGAAACTATATCAACATCACATTTGTGTGTCGCTACCCCGTTAACTACCTCGTCCAACAACCCAACGGCGAAAACATGATAAGAGTTGATGTCAGGTAAGTATTCACTTTTGTTCTAAGTATAGGTTGCCCTGTAAATGTATTAGTATTTAACATGCGGCTCTTAAACTCTCTATAGAACTATCACTTTGAATACAGAGGATGGCAACTTTTCTGTGTCAATGTTGCTGTACAAAGATGAAGCCTTCGAGGACAAATGGACCACTGTGCCCTCGCTGACACTGGATGATGACATCTTTGTAAAAGTTTTCATGGTAAATCGCCTCCAAAGGCAAAGTCCATTTGcccctcatgtttttttttaaacagcttatTAAAGACTTAACCTTAACACCTTTAGAAGAATTCTAGCAATTGACAGCTATTTTTGGAATAGGTTTGCATGTTGTTACATGATATTAAGCAAGATGTTGTGCTGGAAATGTAACACTCCTCCAATGGTCAGATGGTAATTTGAGTGCAGCTCCTCATCTACTCCATGTTGTTATAACCTCTTGGTACAGCTGTTGTTTACTAACTATGATTCATCATTTAGTGATCCAATATGGATTAACCTTGTGTGAAAAAATATCAAACTGTCACtcaacctgtctgtctcacagATACCGGCTCACCTGATGCTGCGCATGGAGAGATGCTGGGCTACTCCAACCAGTGATCCATACAGCAATATTCAGTACACCTTCATCAGAGACaggtctttaaaaacagaatgatgacttgattaaaaataatgtgtCATTATGCAAAATCAGCTTAAACGCCTAAGCACAACACAATTATGTTAGAGCGCATTCACGTGGCTAACAAGCAAGCACACGGTTTAATGGTTGAATGAATTAGCTTAAAGTATTGGAACAGTTGAGAAAGCTAGCTAATGTTGGAAAGGAAGTCAATATATGTTTACTTAAGTTAGCTTAAGTAAAGAAAAAGTTATCGGAAGTAATGGATGCATTgtttaaacttgaaaaaaaacaaatttaagtAATAAGCAAATGGTTAAAAGTTAGCTAAAGTAAAACATAGAATATCAAGGCTCAGCATCTATAAAGGGTTGAAAAAGTAACCTAAAGCAGTGGTCAAATACTTGAAATAGTTAACTAAATGAATGGAAAAGGGTTGAAATAGTTCAAATAGTTAGCTAATGGTGGAATAGTACGCTAAAGTAGCCTAATGGATAAATAGTTAAAATAGTTAGCTAATGGTAGAATAGTAAGATAAAGTAGCCTAATGGATAAATAGTTAAAATAGTTAGCAAAAGTAGTCGATAACCAGTTTGTAAGCAAAAGTAATGTATCAAAAGTAAGCCAAAGGAAGATGTAATTAGTGGATAAACTATTTCTAATTGTTAGCTAGCAATAAAATAGTAATATGAATAAGCGGTTGGATCTGGACTCCCTGACCAAACAACCTTAAACATTACTATTTCAACATAATAAAAGAATGACTGTAACCTTATACTCTTCTAGTGATTTAATATAAAAGAATCATTGAGCTACTCCTTTTTTAATGCTCATATGATGGCAATTAATTAAGGTACCATTTCTGGAGGTAAACGAAGGGTTACCATAACACTTCTGACAGTTTGTgtcaaactgaaaatgtttgacacaACTGGTTTACACAAAGTACTTTTATTATGCAATATCAGTTTAACTAAAAATATAACATTTGAATTTTTAATTGGGCCTTTAACTATTCCCTGTTTGCCATCTAGCAGATGAAAAAGCTGCAATAAATAGGTCAAGATTTTATAGTGTGTTGAAACTTTGTTATAGAAAGCTGGCCCCATTATTTCCCCACACTTGGTGCTAACAGGTCCAAGTCCTCTTACAGGAGTGCTGTTGAAATCTGAAATAAGAGAATTTGTTGCAGAGAGCTGGCAAGACAACAACTCACAGAGCCTGGCCATGTGACTCCTGTCTGAGGGGCCATGCGCGTTCGACAGTCCAACAGCTGTGCATGTCCTTGACAACCAGGCAGTATTTGGTACTGTTAGCAACAGCAGAGCAATGAAATGTGCAATGATTTCACAGTGCCAGGAGGAAtagaaaacagtcaaacaaatgtgtttctaGCTGGGTTGTTCACTTAAGAGAGTGTTTGCAGTTCATCACGTGCTGAAATGTTTACTTGTCTCAatttttaaagtaaagtatTTCCTTTTAGATCAATATCTCACTGTCATCAGGCCTCACAGacttctttgtctctctcctgtAGCTGCCCGGTGTTGTCAAACGAACAGACCCTGAGTGTGCTGAAGAATGGCCAGGGTCCAGATGCCATGTTCAGGATACAAATGTTCAAGTTTGTCGGCAGCTCTTACACCAACGTCTTCCTCCATTGCAACGTACAGATCTGCCACAACACTGTGGGGCTGTGCCAGCCTGTGAGTGAGCTCAGTCAACTCCCATTCCTCAAACTTGTAGTCAGAGGCCAGTTCAGACAAGAAGCCTAGTTTATGTGCAGCTTACGTCCTTAATATAGACCCACTCAGCCTGTAACTGTTTTCAGTTACATACACTTGTTCTGATTTTATGGGGAGTGTTTAACATGAATATTTATAGcatctttcttttctgtaaCATCCCTTTATTTGCCACACAGAACTGTACCAGTGAAGATGGATTAATGAGGACCCGGAGGGACATACCTCTCTCTCATACAGTGTCTTATGGACCAATCAGACGACTATCAAGTGATAGTGAAAAGCCCAATCTGGGTATGTTTTCACCTTTGCTCAAATTTCTGTAACTCACATTGATCTTAAAGCTTCAGCTTCTAAATCGTCAAAGTTTGAAGACACTAGATCAGATCAGAAGTATTCATATGCAAAGTGGGTATTCGCCTGTGTCCTTTCCACTGTAGCTGCAGGCGGAGTACCACCTGTGGAGACCTTTGTCCTCGGAGGGCTGCTGGTCGTCTTGCTGCTGATCACTGGAGTGTTTGGGAGATTGTGGCTTCGCTCCAGACGGTTTTACCCGGCGCGGGAAGCACAGCTCACCCTGTCCAACATTCACCACATCTCAGAGGTGGCCTCATGAGTGTGAGACAGGGATAAGGGACCTTTTTGCGCAAagaaatggacaaaaaaaaaaaaaaaacttaaaaaaatgtacaaatacagacacacgtGTACAGGtgtgaattatttttaatatcGAAAGTCTTGCATATTTTTCTCTTCGTTTTATTTTCAGAAGTCAGTAATAAAGGTTTCCTTCAAGTGTTGTtctagatttctttttttttttt encodes:
- the si:dkeyp-110a12.4 gene encoding pancreatic secretory granule membrane major glycoprotein GP2, with protein sequence MSPASLVFAWLLFTTRMVTSTVYLEPEEEELNETVICTNDHMEVVIPSAFFLNKEPPVYVWDLHLNDPECRGAEVGDDYVFSIKTNLSDCGTIVASDDSHIMFINMIHNNDSEVITRNYINITFVCRYPVNYLVQQPNGENMIRVDVRTITLNTEDGNFSVSMLLYKDEAFEDKWTTVPSLTLDDDIFVKVFMIPAHLMLRMERCWATPTSDPYSNIQYTFIRDSCPVLSNEQTLSVLKNGQGPDAMFRIQMFKFVGSSYTNVFLHCNVQICHNTVGLCQPNCTSEDGLMRTRRDIPLSHTVSYGPIRRLSSDSEKPNLAAGGVPPVETFVLGGLLVVLLLITGVFGRLWLRSRRFYPAREAQLTLSNIHHISEVAS